From Candidatus Cloacimonadota bacterium, a single genomic window includes:
- a CDS encoding epoxyqueuosine reductase QueH, which translates to MSATEKLLLHSCCAPCLIAPYQELKIEAVNVSVLWYNPNIHPVTEYRQRLQTLKDFAEREGFPLIVKDDYGLRDFVKAVVDRLDSRCGHCYRLRLETAAKTASENGFDAFSSTLFYSKYQNHELLKEIAEEMAAKYQVSFFYRDWRELWDEGTRLSREAGMYRQKYCGCVFSEEERYLKRKQA; encoded by the coding sequence ATGTCCGCGACTGAAAAACTGCTGCTGCACAGCTGCTGTGCGCCTTGCCTGATCGCCCCGTACCAGGAGTTGAAAATCGAAGCTGTAAACGTTTCGGTGCTGTGGTACAACCCCAACATCCATCCCGTTACAGAATATCGCCAGCGGTTGCAAACGCTGAAGGATTTCGCGGAGCGGGAGGGATTTCCGCTGATCGTTAAAGATGATTACGGCCTCAGGGACTTCGTGAAAGCGGTTGTGGACAGGCTCGACTCCAGATGCGGGCACTGCTACCGACTGAGGTTGGAAACAGCAGCCAAAACGGCTTCCGAAAACGGTTTTGACGCTTTTTCCAGCACGCTGTTCTATAGCAAATACCAAAACCACGAACTGCTGAAAGAGATTGCGGAGGAGATGGCGGCAAAGTACCAAGTGAGCTTCTTTTACCGCGACTGGAGAGAGCTTTGGGATGAGGGAACACGGCTTTCCAGGGAAGCCGGAATGTACCGCCAGAAATACTGCGGCTGTGTGTTTAGCGAGGAAGAGCGCTATCT
- a CDS encoding PAS domain-containing protein, translated as MHEWIRDFPAAITVCDRDGLILEMNEKACATFASRGGAALIGTSLFDCHKPCSVAIIRDMLATGKNNVYTIEKQGVKKLIYQQPWYQNGELGGLVELSLELPDTMAHHVRD; from the coding sequence ATGCACGAATGGATCAGGGACTTTCCAGCCGCCATCACGGTCTGCGACAGGGACGGCCTGATCCTGGAAATGAACGAGAAAGCCTGCGCCACTTTCGCTTCCCGCGGTGGCGCGGCGCTGATCGGCACCAGCCTCTTCGATTGCCACAAACCCTGCTCCGTGGCCATCATCAGGGATATGCTGGCTACAGGAAAGAACAACGTTTACACCATTGAAAAACAGGGTGTAAAAAAGCTTATCTACCAGCAGCCCTGGTATCAAAATGGAGAACTGGGCGGTTTGGTGGAACTATCGCTGGAACTGCCGGATACCATGGCCCACCATGTCCGCGACTGA
- a CDS encoding acyl-CoA dehydrogenase, translating into MNYYLSDDQLEMREIAKRIAEEKMRPLSEKYDEEGIFPWDIVEVMRQSDLFAILVPEEYDGISGKVTDLVVVTEELCAVDAGIALAFGATGLGMYPIAIAGSEEQKKKYLPQIAAGEQLAAFALTEANAGSDAGAIETTARKEGDHYILNGTKQWITNGGEAGIYTVFAMTDKTKGARGCSCFIVEKGTPGFNFGKKENKMGIRASATRELIFEDCAVPEANLLGREGTGFITAMKVFDKSRPMVGSQAVGIARGAFEAAVKYSKERHQFGKPISSFQAVQFMLADMATQIEAARALVWQTAKMIDAGERNFSKESAMCKYFASDMAMQVTTDAVQILGGYGYMKEYPVEKMMRDAKILQIYEGTNQIQRGIVASNLLKEF; encoded by the coding sequence ATGAACTACTATTTAAGTGACGACCAGCTCGAGATGAGGGAAATCGCGAAACGCATCGCGGAAGAAAAGATGCGGCCTCTCTCTGAAAAATATGACGAGGAAGGCATTTTTCCCTGGGACATAGTTGAAGTGATGCGCCAAAGCGACCTTTTCGCCATCCTTGTGCCTGAAGAATATGACGGTATCAGCGGCAAAGTGACCGACCTTGTGGTTGTGACAGAAGAGCTTTGCGCTGTGGACGCCGGCATCGCGCTGGCCTTTGGCGCCACCGGCCTGGGCATGTATCCCATCGCCATCGCCGGTTCTGAAGAGCAGAAGAAGAAATACCTGCCCCAAATCGCTGCCGGGGAGCAGCTTGCCGCTTTCGCGCTCACCGAAGCGAACGCCGGTTCTGACGCCGGAGCGATCGAAACAACTGCCCGCAAAGAAGGAGACCACTACATCCTCAACGGCACCAAACAATGGATCACAAACGGCGGCGAGGCAGGCATCTACACAGTTTTCGCCATGACGGACAAAACCAAGGGCGCCCGGGGCTGCTCCTGCTTCATAGTGGAAAAAGGCACTCCCGGCTTCAACTTTGGCAAGAAGGAAAACAAGATGGGCATCCGAGCTTCAGCCACACGGGAACTGATCTTCGAGGACTGCGCCGTACCCGAGGCCAATCTGCTGGGCCGCGAAGGAACTGGCTTCATCACCGCGATGAAGGTTTTCGACAAATCCCGCCCCATGGTGGGTTCTCAGGCTGTGGGCATCGCCCGCGGCGCTTTTGAAGCGGCGGTGAAGTATTCCAAGGAAAGGCATCAGTTCGGCAAGCCTATCTCGAGCTTCCAGGCTGTCCAGTTCATGCTGGCAGACATGGCCACTCAGATTGAGGCAGCCCGCGCTTTGGTTTGGCAGACGGCGAAGATGATCGATGCCGGCGAGCGCAACTTCAGCAAGGAATCCGCCATGTGCAAATATTTCGCTTCGGACATGGCGATGCAGGTTACCACCGACGCCGTGCAAATCCTTGGCGGTTATGGCTACATGAAGGAATATCCAGTGGAAAAGATGATGCGCGACGCCAAGATCCTGCAGATCTACGAAGGCACAAACCAGATCCAGCGCGGGATCGTGGCCTCGAACCTGCTTAAGGAGTTTTGA
- a CDS encoding T9SS type A sorting domain-containing protein: MPRTKQLIVALALLLALTALSADVIFVVNSTSRTLSRIDTDSGSVNNSFAQLGLTPNLMDLDEEHIYVICTGDNAVQVLNRFTGAHQRYLPVAPSSNPYDVLKVGDFLYVTGLFTNRVYKLSLQTNSVVGSLEVGAAPQGLCSDGTRLYVCNTGGYHNNYANSSVSVIDLASFAVTATVPTWTNPQFAVLRDGYLHVSCTGNWSNVSGKLDIIDLDTLELVQHLDVGGNPGSLWISPGGTGYIGEGYGNALYSYNADTHSLEHGAANPLNYEASMVSGNAAMIALLKQNWDTFSLVRAYSHDFTLLGQYQVGLSSSDILVVPEETAANDELLPSARHRVYPNPLKRGETLYLDKGSEAGEFRLYNLKGQMVHEQQLAKGETSVRLDGLSAGVYFWVLKGADVDNRGKLLICN; encoded by the coding sequence CTTTTGCTGGCGCTGACGGCGCTATCCGCCGACGTTATCTTCGTGGTCAACTCCACCTCCCGCACGCTTTCACGCATCGATACTGACAGCGGAAGCGTGAACAATTCCTTTGCCCAACTGGGCCTGACCCCCAACCTTATGGACCTGGACGAGGAACATATCTACGTGATCTGCACCGGTGACAACGCCGTCCAGGTGCTGAACAGGTTCACCGGCGCCCATCAGCGCTATCTTCCGGTTGCGCCTTCCTCCAATCCCTACGATGTGCTCAAAGTGGGTGATTTCCTCTATGTGACGGGCCTTTTCACCAACAGGGTGTATAAACTAAGCCTGCAGACCAACTCCGTGGTGGGGTCTCTGGAAGTGGGCGCAGCGCCGCAGGGATTGTGTTCCGACGGCACGCGGCTCTACGTCTGCAATACCGGCGGCTACCATAACAACTACGCTAACAGCTCCGTGAGCGTTATCGACCTGGCTTCCTTTGCCGTTACGGCGACCGTGCCGACCTGGACCAATCCTCAATTCGCGGTGCTTCGGGACGGATATCTGCACGTATCCTGCACCGGCAACTGGAGCAACGTCTCGGGCAAGCTGGACATTATCGACCTTGACACCCTGGAACTCGTCCAGCACCTCGACGTTGGGGGCAATCCCGGTTCGCTGTGGATCAGCCCGGGCGGGACAGGCTACATCGGCGAAGGCTACGGAAACGCCCTCTACAGCTACAACGCGGACACTCACAGCCTTGAACACGGAGCGGCAAATCCACTGAACTACGAAGCGTCGATGGTATCTGGCAATGCTGCCATGATCGCGCTTTTGAAACAAAACTGGGATACTTTCTCGCTGGTTCGCGCCTACAGCCACGATTTTACTTTGCTGGGACAATACCAGGTGGGGCTGTCAAGCTCGGACATCCTGGTCGTCCCCGAAGAAACCGCCGCCAACGATGAGCTGCTCCCTTCCGCGCGGCACCGGGTTTATCCAAATCCGCTCAAGCGGGGAGAAACGTTGTATCTGGACAAAGGTTCCGAAGCGGGGGAATTCCGCCTTTACAACCTGAAGGGACAAATGGTCCATGAGCAACAACTGGCCAAAGGAGAAACCTCAGTCCGCCTGGACGGCTTGTCCGCCGGGGTTTATTTCTGGGTGCTGAAAGGAGCGGACGTGGATAACAGGGGGAAATTGCTGATCTGCAATTAG